A part of Primulina eburnea isolate SZY01 chromosome 10, ASM2296580v1, whole genome shotgun sequence genomic DNA contains:
- the LOC140803165 gene encoding uncharacterized protein, with the protein MASSQLRRRLHSIAKALPPFLSNAPPFSSLSAAADSADHSNSTHEPTSLSARMSFLFQQIDEIDKQRQEKDQTLQRIRDWRESKRQQNVPTPTSDLPDSDPLRELNSELVKSEGLMSTNNEKSEVELVHPWPEWIELMERLVQQNYFDHRRKDEDSMMRGLGFDMSEVDIQGKGKRLDFTKDFDSVRTAAVNFGKDRFDILRSLPRQDLQILVGYGCPSTDKRVVFSSKLLRKHVHLDEGDVCSSCNMRSSCEKAYLLTNKEDEARTIDVMRILLTYGFNPIDGSVVNKSLLEMKSIKTSVRRLLHHVVKLSEFPIDPNLPPPVIKKPMPKVKQPTPPPKKKVGRYDIEMKKGDWLCSKCDFMNFAKNNVCLQCDAKRPKRQLLPGEWECPQCNFLNYRRNTVCFHCEHKRPPETYSESRFPERQRGLEVKMDKLSRRTEVSNAWNFDFDDDESDGAEVATFENAANSQKVDEYMPVSDRNSHENYSTHGDGYEKSSRHRKFEKEYSDSRTMRPGLGFNDFDEEDDVDSYDVVNQNEIETSRVDFSELEPDTESEDTGNLDDNWHAPGRTSSLTRGRKPLHHKAHFSDFEEDGVDFGSEDELPMHPRWKSSHVANPKTRNVLRNDIVLSSDDDLDFSNASDAETRSFKKKGNRRWGSNKPDNARQQSYKANSFSDAESDDEFSHNAGLDRTGKGKIGREGMRKFSSNNSLNRPSGSLRNNRGVQEKSYNEQARHAKDGKFGSHRKGGSTEKRGGLSNRYNKESDAYLDDERYRRPRMNVR; encoded by the exons ATGGCATCCTCTCAACTTCGGCGAAGGCTTCATTCCATTGCCAAAGCTCTTCCTCCTTTTCTCTCCAATGCACCGCCCTTCTCTTCACTCTCTGCTGCTGCAGATTCCGCCGACCATTCGAATTCTACCCACGAACCCACTTCTCTCTCCGCACGTATGTCCTTCCTCTTCCAACAAATCGATGAGATTGATAAACAACGTCAGGAAAAAGACCAAACTTTACAGCGCATCCGCGACTGGCGTGAGTCCAAGAGACAGCAAAATGTTCCAACACCCACTTCTGACTTGCCCGACTCCGATCCGTTGAGGGAGTTGAACTCGGAATTAGTGAAAAGCGAAGGATTGATGTCTACTAATAATGAGAAGAGTGAAGTGGAGTTGGTGCACCCCTGGCCGGAGTGGATTGAGTTGATGGAGAGGCTGGTGCAGCAGAATTATTTCGATCACCGGAGAAAAGACGAGGACAGCATGATGCGAGGCCTCGGATTCGATATGTCTGAGGTTGATATTCAGGGGAAGGGAAAACGTCTAGATTTCACTAAGGATTTCGATTCTGTGAGGACTGCTGCCGTGAATTTTGGCAAGGATCGCTTTGATATCTTAAG GTCGCTTCCAAGACAAGATCTACAAATACTTGTTGGTTATGGATGCCCAAGTACAGATAAGAGGGTCGTCTTCTCCTCCAAATTGTTAAGGAAGCATGTGCATCTTGATGAAGGAGAT GTATGTAGTTCCTGCAATATGAGAAGCTCTTGTGAAAAAGCATATCTACTCACAAATAAAGAGGATGAAGCGCGAACTATTGATGTCATGCGCATCCTATTGACATATGGTTTCAATCCAATCGATGGATCAGTCGTAAATAAATCCCTTCTGGAAATGAAATCTATCAAAACTTCTGTCCGGAGATTGCTCCATCATGTAGTAAAGCTAAGTGAGTTTCCAATAGATCCCAATCTCCCACCCCCCGTTATTAAAAAGCCTATGCCAAAGGTAAAGCAACCCACTCCCCCTCCAAAGAAAAAAGTTGGACGCTATGACATTGAAATGAAAAAGGGTGATTGGCTATGTTCAAA GTGTGACTTCATGAACTTTGCAAAAAATAATGTGTGCCTCCAATGTGATGCAAAACGGCCTAAAAGACAGCTGCTTCCGGGAGAATGGGAATGCCCTCA GTGTAATTTCTTAAACTATAGGAGAAACACGGTATGTTTTCATTGTGAACATAAGCGTCCACCTGAGACATATAGTGAAAGTAGATTTCCAGAGAGGCAACGGGGTTTGGAGGTTAAGATGGACAAATTATCGCGCAGAACAGAGGTTTCTAATGCGTggaattttgattttgatgacGATGAATCCGATGGGGCAGAAGTTGCTACTTTTGAAAATGCAGCAAATTCTCAGAAAGTAGACGAATATATGCCTGTCAGTGATCGAAATAGTCATGAAAATTATAGTACTCATGGAGATGGTTACGAGAAGAGCAGCAGGCATCGGAAGTTTGAAAAGGAGTATTCTGATTCTAGAACCATGAGACCTGGTTTAGGATTTAATGATTTTGATGAAGAAGATGATGTTGACAGCTATGACGTGGTTAATCAAAATGAAATTGAGACTTCTCGAGTAGATTTCTCAGAGCTTGAACCTGATACGGAATCTGAAGATACAGGAAATCTCGATGATAATTGGCATGCTCCTGGCAGAACTAGTTCTCTCACACGTGGTAGGAAACCTTTGCATCATAAAGCTCACTTCTCTGATTTCGAGGAGGATGGAGTAGACTTTGGTTCTGAGGATGAACTTCCGATGCATCCGCGTTGGAAATCGAGTCATGTTGCTAATCCAAAAACGCGTAATGTTTTAAGAAATGACATTGTTTTGAGTTCAGACGATGACTTGGATTTTAGCAATGCCAGTGATGCTGAAACTAGAAGCTTCAAGAAAAAAGGAAACCGCAGGTGGGGATCTAACAAACCTGATAATGCAAGACAACAGAGTTACAAAGCCAATTCATTTTCTGATGCAGAATCTGACGATGAATTTAGTCATAACGCAGGGCTGGACCGCACTGGAAAAGGTAAAATAGGCCGTGAAGGGATGAGGAAATTCTCGTCGAATAATAGTTTGAATAGACCTTCGGGATCTTTGCGAAATAACAGGGGTGTTCAAGAGAAATCATATAATGAGCAAGCTAGGCATGCAAAAGATGGTAAGTTTGGAAGCCACAGGAAAGGTGGATCTACTGAGAAACGAGGTGGTTTATCTAACAGATATAATAAAGAGTCAGATGCCTATCTGGATGATGAAAGATATCGAAGACCCCGGATGAATGTGAGATGA